The genomic region TTATTAATAAATTAATTAAATTTGGTATATACGCATCCATATTAAGATGGTATGAAAATATTTCATATTAGTATGTATCATCTATTAATTGTTAGGATTTGAGAGTAGCATGGGGTAATTGTTTGCACCGCATTTCTCAGATGAATTTTTGATCTTCTCATATCTTCAAGGAAGGTAATCAGGTGGCAGATGCTCTTGCCAATATCGGTTTATCGATGTCTGCATTATCTTGGTGGGATGAACCTCCCCACTTTATTCGGGGCATGTATCAACGAGATAAATTTTATTAATTGTTAGGGTTAAGATTGTATTTTTATCTAAAAATGAAATGTCATGATTTAATAAATTGATGATGTGTCTATGTGTCATGTCACATAGGATTAAAACTATAAATCTTAGGCCTTATTAAGACCCTCTATTAAAACCCTCTAGCACTACCATTCTCTTTTAATAACACATGATGCATATTAAGCAGCTTCACTTAGTTAATGTGATGTTGTTAAATTCATGATAAAACATGGCTTCCTCATTATTAAAGGTTATGAGTTTGAACGTCTAGTTGTAGCAAAAGTTACTGTGTACACGGTAACACTGTACAAGGTGCAATTTTAGTAATCCATATATGATGTCAATCATGTATAGTATTAATTAATATAAGCAAATCTTAATAATCTGCATGATGCGTAGATACACAATAACTATGTATTGAAGACCTTCCTCAATTTTACATCCATGCAACTATAGATACGTATAATTGTTTCCAACGTTCGTTCAAGATATTTTGGTAATACATCTGTGTTTCTTCTTCTCCCAATTCTCTGATATCTTACCATTTTTTTTCTCTCTTAAATTTGTTAATTCTTTTCACTCCCATTATATGCGTTTTATCTGCAAGTTTCATCACATGCATGGTGAAATTACTAGTAAAATATAAGATAAAGAGTCTCGTGTATTCAAGAGGGAATTATACATTTTCTAATTAGATACTTTCTATGTAACTGTAACACTAATGCAACCTCAAATGCTTTCTAGGTCCACAAACTAAGCCACATCGAGAGGTCATATCAAAACGCTTCATTCATCATGACCACCAAAAATAGACCGAGACTTGAACTATTATAATTAGTATCAGCAAGATTCAAATTTGGGTATAGAGATTCCACACCTATACTCTTATCAACTCGACTACTTGTGAAGGTAGAAATTATTTTAATTCTATCTATTTACACACACACAAAAAAACTAAGATGGTCTTATAAAAACATGAATCTTCATTCTCTCGAAAACTAAATTACAAGAGATCGATCCCATCTCGGTTCCTCTAGAAATTTATTTTAAAATCTTTCTATATATATCCCCTATATTCTAAGTTAAAAAAAACAAACTCCAGACGCAACTAGCTTCTTTTTCTCTCATCTCTCACAAATTCGTAAATATTTTATGCAACAGAATTCCTTTTACAAAAGAAAGCCAACAACAAGCTTCGAGAAGCTGAAAACCCTATTATAAACTCGTATGTTCGCGCACGCACGCAGAGAATACAAACACACACACACACGGCTAAGATAGAAGAAGCTCATGGAGGGAAAAGTCAAAGCGTCAAACTTGAAAGCCCTCTTTTCTAACTCTAAATAATTACCAACAAGCTTAAGTGTGTGTTTACTTTAATCAACCCTGAATACTTAAATAAAAATGGGTAAATTAAACCCTCCATGGCCCCCAAGTCTCCATTGCGGCTTTAATTTGTTCTCCCCCCTCTCTCCCCTCCAAGTCCAATAGTCCTCCTCCTATATCTAATCCTATCTCTCTCTCACATGCTTAACTATACCCGTTTATGCATCTATAAAAGCAAACCCTCTCTCTCTATCTTTCCCGTACATCCATCCAACTACATCTCTCTCTCTCTCTCTCTCTCTCTCTCTCTCTCTCTCTGTCTTTTCCTCCACCTCTCAAACTCGATCTCTCCCTCTAGTCTCTTTGGGGGAAGCAATCCATCAGAGGCTAGCTAGCTCTTTGTTCGAATCAATATATCAGTGTGTCTGTTTAGAGGTGCAAACGATAATGGATGTTAAGCCAGGAAGGGTTTCAGACACCACCAGAAACAGTAGTCATCATGAAGAAGATGAAGATGCTATGATGATGGACCTGCGAAGAGGGCCGTGGACGGTTGAGGAAGACCTTGCTCTCATGAATTACATTGCTAACCACGGCGAAGGTCGCTGGAACTCTCTTGCTCGCTGTGCAGGTATATATAATGATTTTTACTTACAATTTTAATCCTACTTTTGGTTGCTTTTCGTTTTGCTTATTATGAGTCTGGGTAGTGCTATTGCTGGGAAAGAGCCAAAGAACAAGTTGACAACGTGAATGAATAATGATCTGATCTCAACTTGGTATTTTTGGGACACTTTTAAAGAGTTTTAGTGCTCTTCTCTTTTGCTTCATGGAGATTTTTATTTTCTTCCATCAAGTGAAAATTTCCAAAGTGCCAATCAAGTAATTAATTCTTCCTTCCCATATATTTATCAGTTTAGATTTGCCTTGTGGGTTTCCATGAAAAGGATCAATTACATGGAGTGAAAGCTTCATCTTGCTTGAATTAGAAAGGTATTTCAAAATTAGTTAATTTGGAGGAGGATATGCTTGATTATTCACGATGATGATGGGGCATGTGAAATATAGATGTCCAAAATAGAATGAAAGCCTATATTGTTTGCAACCCATTAAAGCACATATCAGATAAAAGTATTGAAGAAAATGACATTTCTTTCTTGATCACAAACTTTCCCAAAATTTTGTTTTTCTTTTGCTTCATACACATGTCTAACAAATTTAAGTTGCAATTTGTAAACCCAGGTCTGAAAAGAACAGGAAAGAGCTGCAGATTAAGGTGGCTCAACTATCTCCGGCCAGACGTTCGACGTGGCAACATCACTCTCGAAGAACAGCTTCTCATTCTTGAGCTTCATTCTCGCTGGGGCAACCGGTAAGTGATAAAGCAGAGTCTTCTTCTTTTGGTTTTCCTTGAAATAAGTTAACCCTAATTTTAGTAAAAACTAAACGTTACGAGCTCTGTAATTTTCAGATGGTCCAAAATCGCACAGCACTTGCCCGGAAGGACTGACAATGAAATCAAAAACTACTGGAGGACTCGCGTGCAAAAACACGCCAAGCAGCTCAAGTGTGACGTCAACAGCAAGCAGTTCAAGGACACCATGCGCTACCTCTGGATGCCGAGACTGGTCGAGAGAATCCAAGCCGCCGCGTCCTCGGCCACCGCCACCACCGGAGCCTCTTCCTCTATCACAAATTCTGCGGCCAACGCTTATCATTTCAACAACAATAACGGCTTCCAGCCCGTGGCTTTACAACAGGCAACGGTCATTGGCAGTAACAATGACTTGGCCGGAAGTTACACCACTCCGGATAACTCGAGCACCGCGGCGTCGTCGGACTCGTTCGGGACTCAGGTTTCGCCGGTGTCGGAGCTGACCGACTATTACAGTAACATGTCGGTTAACAATAATGACGTCCCTAGTAGTCAAGCTACTCTGGATTACTTCCAAGCTACCAATCCTCATCACCAAGTCGGTTATCATGACTCAATGACCAGTCCATCTGGTTACTCATTCAATCAAGGAGGACTAAACAGCCATAGCTTTCAAGCTGCTTCGGCGCCGGAGCAAAACAACAACGGCCAGTGGGGCATGGACGGTGGGGACTTTTCGGACAATCTTTGGAACGTTGAGGAATCCGACATGTGGTTCTTACAGCAGCAACTCGGCAACATTTGATAAACAAAAAAACGTGAAGATACAACACGGGGGTGAAAGTGATACATTCATTGTAGAGAAATTTACACAAGTTAAAAGAGAAATAGAATGAACATGATAGATCTAATTGTGGATTAATATCAGTTTGTATTTTTCTTCCTTTTTTTGGGTGAGGAGATTTGTAATTTGAGATCTTAATTTATATTTTTTTTTTCATCTTTTATCAGTCTCATTCTTTAATTAAGTAGACTCTAGCTGTAATTATTCTTATTTTACTCTCTTCAGTCCAATTGTTTCAAGGCTGAGCCTCCTAGTTAGGTTATTGGGTTTGTCTTTTAATAGTAAAATCGATGTACTTTTAACTTACCAATAAGCGACTTGAATTGCTTACAATACCGTAACTTTTTTTTTTTTACCCTGCATGTTAACTGTGGTGTGTGATTGCATTATGGAAGCATGTAGGTGTGAGATATTTTTGTATTATAATATAAAAGAAGTGCATAATTGGTTCCACCATCTTTACTAATTAGTACATGTCCTTATTGCACTGTTACATAGATTTAAGTAAGTGCAAAACTTTTGAAACTCTCTTGTCCATGGGGCCTGAACCAGATTAAAGTCCCCCAATGTTCTAGATTGGCAAAAAAAGGAATTCCGCAATGATTTTCTATACGTGGTATAATAGGATTTGTGAACTTGTAACTTAAGTTAGCCATTAAGGACAACTTTCAAAAGTTAATTACTTGATTAATCGAGCTTTATCTTGTTTAAATCATCAAGGCCACGTCTTAGGCTTAGTACGATTCCAAATCTCCCCATTTGTTTTTTAATTTCCATCGTACGGAACGGAGACAATGTGCTTAATTAGAACCCATTAAGCTAGCTAGACATATGGTGCGTGACGTGTTTCCATATAGTCCAAATCTTTTAAGATAGATAACCTTGTGGAAAAACATTAATTATTCTCACAATAATCAAATATATTTTTGGAGAAAGTAGGAACATTTTTACTACCTTTATCTAGATACATATATACCACAACAAATTAAAAATAAGAAAACCGTTTAGAAAGAATTTTTTAGCCTTTACGGATGTAACAGTTAGCACGACACATACGTGTCATGACATTTGTTAGAGAACGTGCATAATTTTTTTATATTAGTTCGATGTATATGTATTTGCTTGTCCAGTGTAACAGTGTAACTATGTACATAGAATCCCAGTATTTCACAGTTGTAGCTTTCTCATTTGATTCTGCACGATGCAATAGAAAATGTAAAACATTCAGATTTTATATTATCTTGCCATCTAAGTATTTAGAACAAAATAATAATCAATCTGATAACTTGACATCGAAATAGGGTTGCGAAAATAACATAGTTGAATTAGGAGTATACTTAATGCATAATTGTATTGGTCTATCTAAATGACTAATTAGTCGAGTATTACTATCTAGTATCTAAAACGAAAATAGAAACAGGCCCCTTATCAATGTGCAAGAAAAAGAAATAGGTTTGGCACGTGCGAAGACGATAAAATCAATGAAAACGTGATGGAATAGTAAACCAGAGGGGGGTATGGCGGCGGGGAATCTTTGTAGGCCGCGTGCCCTTACGAGAAGCCATCCGTAATGGTCCCATGATAGGGAGGGTGTTAAGGAGCTGCCACGTGTGAATCAAATAAAAACGAAGATATTATTATTATTATACACCAAGGCTTCCTGGACAGAAGCACTGACAGCCGCAAGCCTTGAAACAAGTCCTTTACAGAAACCAGGTCCACGTATGACATAAAGATATACAGGCGCAATGTACCTAAAGGATTCTACTGTATTTTCCTACACCGTATTTGAGTGTGTACAACTGGACTCCACAATCGGGGTCTCCGTGACTTATCTTTCCGCCACGCGTTTACCTGTTTTTTCCCACTTCGATCCGGTTCAATGTAAGCCGGGGGGCTTCTATGATGAGCGGGACCCACTTGGACTTGTTTAGTCAGGGCCGTGGGACCATTTCGATCGGCTTACGTGGCTACTTGACTACACGTCTTTTCCCGGCTGTTGACTAGGGTTCTTAATCAGTTGGCCTTTCTTCTTCTACAAGGACTGAAGGACTTTGTTTATGTGTATCTGCAGGAGAACGGTTTGCGACTTGTAGCTAGTCCTATTAAGACCTACAAGTTCAAAGTTCTAAATTCTAAAGTTTTTGTCCTTCGCTTGAAAACGTGTGTATACAGAGAGATTTGTATATTCGTATACCGAATATAATTAAAATACAGCGTAACTTTATATGTAACTCTCACATATGATACATGCGTCGATCAAGTACCCCGGTATACATAACGTGGGAAACATGAATATTATTTGCATTGTAGTGTATAATGTTAGGAGCTTCTCTACGTTAAGGACAAGGTAGTTTTGACGGGTTGTATATGGCTTTAAGGCTATCTGAAAAGCCAGGGGGGATCAGTAGTGTTGCTTTCATCTAGCTAGGACCATCTGCAACATATGCATGGGATGCTTGGGGCCGAAAGTAATTATGTGTGCTGTCAATGTTAACAAGATACATACATTTCGATTTTGAACTCTCTTTCTTTCTGGGCGGAGCTAGCTAGTGTATAAGATATACAGTTTCTTACACATCACGTTTGTAATAGTGAAAGGAAAAGCTAGCTAGGGCGGACTACCCGAAGGAACAGTGAGAAAAGGGAGTGCTACTATTTCAAAGTTTTCAGCTCAGCCCGCCTTTAATTGACCATTCCTGTGCTCGAGCTCTATTTTCTTCATGCGACTGATTCTTCGTTTAAGGAAACCCTAACCCTATCCCTATCTAGATTCGACTTGAATACCTAGCTTTGTTCTATGTTGAATTCGAAGTAGGTACACAACCATGCATATATATATATATGTTTCTTCTTGCAAGGAGCCGTCATTTCTTAAGTGACCATGTTACTAATTTGCTTGCATTGTTTTCCATACTTATTAGCAGTAATTCATGATCAGCGTCCAAGTTCATACGTACATACTGCTTACGTATTCTTCTCCTACGATCTATCAAGTATTACATTCAAATGTTATAATTTGTTCAAGCTAGCGAAGCGAGTGAAAACATAGATATTTCGAACTTTCACCCGGAGTAGAAATTCTTTCAAGTTTCAACCATGATAGGTTTAGCTTGCAGCTCATTTTGCGCAATCTAGGGTACTTAGGCGAATAAACAGTTCTATAAATTACTTCAAAGAGGCTAAGATAGTGCTAATCGAATTGATAAGTAAGATCCGACACTTCTTGAAAGTTGAAGATTCATTTCACTATGGTCCGAGCAAACCTAGTTCATGAATCTGATCCTGGCAGCCTGTATGCAGCTTCGGGGAGATTGCAGATTTGATATTAGAAAATAGATGCTACCTAATTAAGATTAGAAACCCATCACATTTCCTAATGAAAACAAGAAAACAATTTCCTCTCCCTAAAGCAGCTCTTAAAACTTCCACAATTAGAGATGTCTTTTTGGGCCACAGACGTTGCTGTTGCTAATCACAATTCATCATAGGCAACCAACCACACGAAACCTTGGCCAACTATGCTCAAACATATTTCATCATTCCCAGGAAGACGTGCTCATACAGATGAATGAGATTTGAGAATCCCACATGGGATTTTAATTCCCAGGAACAACTGGACCACACCTCCCATACGTACACATCGATATATCAATCCAAAAAACAATGGAGCACAAATATATGTCATAGAACACACGAGAGATTTGGTGCGACCTTGATTCTTATCTTTACTATGATTTCCATTGCGTGAAGCTTTTGTGTTGAAAGCGAGGGTTCCTATATGTAATGTAAATGCTGCTCCCAACTTCAAGTTGTCAAAGCCCTAAGCACCACTAGTTTTGCTATTAGAGGGATTAATTAGTTTAACTTGTGTGTGATCTCTCTTGCTTATGGATTCATAAGCCTAAAATGTATAGAAGATCTTCCCAATCCGTAACATGTTAAGTAAGAGCCCTTGTTTGTGTTCTGGTTTTGATCTTATATGAGATATACATGTAATTAAGTTGATTAAATGAGAACTACGTACAATAATTGTGTTTTCATTCTGCCATTGTTCTAATCATGTGTGTTTTATCGATAACCATATTATCAAGGCTTAATTTGGTAAGGTTAACTAAGCGATTGGGGTTCATATTTGATCTAAGGTTCATGTCCATATACATACCTTTCAAGGAAAGAACCATAAACCTAGTTATTTTGATGTACGTATCGAGTACGTACTTAGTTTCATGATTATCCGAAAAATTCTAACAAAATCTTAAATTTCCGATAGAAAAAAGATATTATGTCATAAAGATACAATGTGTTGTAAATGTGTTGCTTAGATTAGAGCCATTTGGAATCTTACATCAGAAATGTGAAGAGTCACTTTTGGGTTATAAAAAATGGTACAACACAAACTAATGCCGAGACTTTTATTAAAACCTCATACCCGTTCCTCAACGGGTG from Fragaria vesca subsp. vesca linkage group LG3, FraVesHawaii_1.0, whole genome shotgun sequence harbors:
- the LOC101295899 gene encoding uncharacterized protein LOC101295899, encoding MDVKPGRVSDTTRNSSHHEEDEDAMMMDLRRGPWTVEEDLALMNYIANHGEGRWNSLARCAGLKRTGKSCRLRWLNYLRPDVRRGNITLEEQLLILELHSRWGNRWSKIAQHLPGRTDNEIKNYWRTRVQKHAKQLKCDVNSKQFKDTMRYLWMPRLVERIQAAASSATATTGASSSITNSAANAYHFNNNNGFQPVALQQATVIGSNNDLAGSYTTPDNSSTAASSDSFGTQVSPVSELTDYYSNMSVNNNDVPSSQATLDYFQATNPHHQVGYHDSMTSPSGYSFNQGGLNSHSFQAASAPEQNNNGQWGMDGGDFSDNLWNVEESDMWFLQQQLGNI